One Arachis hypogaea cultivar Tifrunner chromosome 2, arahy.Tifrunner.gnm2.J5K5, whole genome shotgun sequence genomic window, ATTGCAAGGCCTGCAAAACCAATGCCAATGAAAGGGTGTGCGAAACATGTGTGAGCAATAAAAATGATAAACAGATGAGTTTAACTGCTATATACTGACAGCGCATAGAAATTTAAATCGAATTTTGGTGATGCCATTGTTGAGTACTTGAGTGTATATGATTTACCTGGAGTGTTCTCTTTGTCTCATCAACACTTCTACCAATTGCCAAGTTGTTAATGGTGGAATGCTGGATAACCCCTTCCTTATCAATGATGAACAACCCTCTCAAAGCGATCCCCTAATTCGTTGAATGTGTTGGAATCATCATGACACAAATTCGAAGAGATGAATCGAAAAGCAAGAACTTTGGTGCCAACATTTAAACAATATAAATACAGATATCGCCTAGATAGTGTTCCTATATTTGATCTTAGAGAAGTGAACAATATCATCGGTGGCAGGGGTAAGAGGAAAAATCAGACGTGTTAAAAGACATGATTCAATCCAATAGCAGCTCTGATAACTCGCAAAATTACACGAGAGGAGAGAGCACAGATAAACTAGATAATACTTGTTTGAAACCAGCTTGCcataggtaacaaattttcaaacTATCTTGTCAGAACATACCTGATCAGGGATGAGGACGCCGTAAGATTTTGATATCGATTTAGTGACATCGGAAATCAGCGGATAATTCAAGTCGCCAAGACCACCTGCTTTTCTATCCGTTTGAACCCATGCAAGGTGTGAGaactataacaataacaatagcaCCATTAATCAAGAAGAAAATTCCAGAAATTTTGTAATATAGCCTATACTGCTATAAGTGCCTATAACTCAGTACTTGACAGTTGTATAGAGAATCTATTAGATTCTAACAAAACCATCTCTTGTGCATTCTAGTGGTAATCTATTTGTAATATTATCACCATTAGCTTTGAAAACAATAATCAAAAGATCAGTTGAATCCAACTCACCACACTATCAACTGAAACGCCCAATATCTCAGTATTTAATGCCTCAAACTCTGCATACCGGTCACTGAAAGCAGTGATTTCTGTGGACAGGTAACCAACATTAGGTTTGTACTTTGTACGGAATGAAACATTGATCCACAATTATCGCAATCTGATTAAAGTTAACTAAGATTTCGAGTAACCTGTTGGACAAACAAAGGTGAAGTCCAATGGGTAGAAAAAGAGGATAACATACTTCTTCCCTTTGTATTCCGAGAGTTTTACCTGAAATGACAAtgctttaattaaaaaaaaaatgctgCAACTAGATACAAAATTTCAGTGATATTCGCCAAGGCTGGCAGCATACTACCTTGATAAACTCCTGATCAAAAACAGCCTCTGCTTCGAAATCTGGGGCTGTATTTCCAACTAATGGAAGTTCACTCTGTTGCAAGGGGAAAAAAGGCGAGCAAAACAACATTTTACTTTAAAGgtcaagtaataaaaataaactaaaaacgaAAAACTAAGTTTAGGTTTCATTTCTGTCAACAATGAAGTTACAACACTCAACTATAAAGAAGACAACCATAGCACATCTACTAGATACAATAGGAGAGCGAATCTTTGCAACTTGGCAATCCTTTTCCCACTCTTTTACTTTCGTTGTCACTCATATGCTTTAGAATTTTTTGACACAACTTTGTTGCATCCCTATGCATGGCCACGACACATCGATGTCTTTGGATTCATGTAGGGATTTGTTAGGCTTGCGACAACTAAGTTACTTAAAACTTTGTCCCATCCCAATGCATGGACACGATGCAACGATGTTTTTGGATCCATGTAGGCAACCCCACCCGGTGGGAAAAGGTTTGTTAATGTAAATAACATTGTTGGAGCATTGTTGATTCTATAAAATCACGATGCTTGATGCCTAAAAGCCAAAACTTTGAATAACGAAAGCTCAACAACATCTTAAATCCTGTGAATCATACTTGCTCTTGTTCCACTAATGTATGCATCAGTCTAACACTAAGACAGCTAACAATGCCAAAAACTTCAATAATCCTATCATCATGATCTGAAAACAGCATCATATAGTTCACAACAACATAATATGGTACATATACAAAGTAACAACACACCGATATTAAGAGTAAAGAAAATGACACCATAGAGACAAATACACAAACACATAGGAAGCAAAAAAAACAAGCAATAATAACCCATTACAAAGATCAAAACTTGAAGCATCCCCATCATTAATGAAGGGGTGAGGCAAAATGGGTCAGTGCCAGTGAGAAAAAAATGGTCTTACCGAGGCTCTAACACTGAAGCTGCGGCGAGAATGCAATGAAGAGCGTTTGATGGAGATTGAGCGAGAGAAAGCAGCAGCAGAAGAAGAATGAGAGGGTTTGAGGGAATTTGGGatggagagagaggaagaaggagaaaggGGTTTGGGAGAGAGAAGAGGTCTtgttgaagaagagaagagagaagcagAGGTAGCTGCTGAAGAACAAGCCATTGTTAATGAGACACGACACACACTCTActctctcactcactcactcttTCTCTGTTTAGTGTGTGTTGGTGGAATGAGATGAGATTAGAAGATAAAGTGTGGAGAAAGCTGAGAGTGAGAGGGTAGAAGAAAAGAGAGTTGGTTGGTTGAGAAAAGCCTAGTGACTTAAACAGTGGTCCCAATACAATTAAGAAGACATACACGAACCCAGTCCGTGAGTTAAACAAAAACTGACAGCTGTGGGATTTGAACCCACGCCCTTTCGGACCAGAGCCTAAATCTGGCGCCTTAGACCACTCGGCCAAACTGTCATTTGCGAGCTATTA contains:
- the LOC112758085 gene encoding 2-Cys peroxiredoxin BAS1, chloroplastic-like yields the protein MACSSAATSASLFSSSTRPLLSPKPLSPSSSLSIPNSLKPSHSSSAAAFSRSISIKRSSLHSRRSFSVRASSELPLVGNTAPDFEAEAVFDQEFIKVKLSEYKGKKYVILFFYPLDFTFVCPTEITAFSDRYAEFEALNTEILGVSVDSVFSHLAWVQTDRKAGGLGDLNYPLISDVTKSISKSYGVLIPDQGIALRGLFIIDKEGVIQHSTINNLAIGRSVDETKRTLQALQYVQENPDEVCPAGWKPGEKSMKPDPKLSKEYFSAV